A single genomic interval of Saccharothrix saharensis harbors:
- a CDS encoding type VII secretion target: MSKLSPEQIARHAHDAGFRGQDLTIAVAVALAESGGDPRAHNATPPDNSYGLWQINMLGGMGPARRREFGLESNRELFDPAENARAANKISGDGRSWTPWSTYTNGAYKRHLDEARRGVEAMKRGGSRGGSGGGGGGGSRGGGGGFSVDAGVLRDYAQRTRNSADDLTALGRRHVREVREIADDSFGRIGKQSGFAEALDNFGAALRKQVKAVAHNTDALATSAGRAARAYKEQDDDVARSLGGRVITGGGEG; encoded by the coding sequence ATGAGCAAGTTGAGTCCGGAGCAGATCGCCCGGCACGCGCACGACGCGGGGTTCCGCGGGCAGGACCTGACGATCGCGGTGGCGGTCGCGCTGGCCGAGTCGGGCGGCGACCCGCGGGCGCACAACGCCACCCCGCCGGACAACTCCTACGGGCTGTGGCAGATCAACATGCTGGGCGGAATGGGTCCGGCGCGGCGGCGCGAGTTCGGGTTGGAGTCGAACCGGGAGCTGTTCGACCCGGCGGAGAACGCGCGTGCGGCGAACAAGATCTCCGGTGACGGGCGGTCGTGGACGCCGTGGAGCACTTACACGAACGGGGCGTACAAGCGTCACCTGGACGAGGCACGGCGGGGCGTCGAGGCGATGAAGCGCGGCGGCTCGCGAGGCGGGTCCGGCGGCGGGGGCGGCGGCGGGTCGCGAGGGGGCGGTGGCGGGTTCTCCGTGGACGCCGGCGTGCTCCGCGACTACGCGCAGCGGACCCGGAACTCGGCCGACGACCTCACCGCGCTGGGCCGGCGGCACGTGCGCGAGGTGCGCGAGATCGCCGACGACAGCTTCGGCCGCATCGGCAAGCAGTCCGGGTTCGCCGAGGCGCTCGACAACTTCGGCGCGGCGCTGCGCAAGCAGGTCAAGGCGGTCGCGCACAACACCGACGCGCTCGCCACGTCCGCGGGCCGCGCCGCCCGCGCGTACAAGGAGCAGGACGACGACGTGGCGCGTTCGCTGGGCGGTCGCGTGATCACCGGCGGGGGTGAGGGCTGA